A single genomic interval of Fibrobacter sp. UWB4 harbors:
- a CDS encoding EAL domain-containing protein, protein MDFVGQQGVLKRRVLVVDDEMVNREILGNFLSTVYTVDYASNAKIALGMLMNPDVEYSLVLLDLIMPVMSGIEFLEHRIESDRLKSVPVVVMTSEKAFEIKCLKLGAADFITKPFNLPEVVLARCERIIELFEKKSIIRNTEKDVLTGLLAKDYFFEYVRRSELLGKQIPRDALVFDIERFHLVNEFCGRVFGNMLLSKIGEALISILSKMNAFACRAHADTFYIFAEHQEDYSELRKALDSVITSFFHISNIRIRYGIWENVSREFEIEVWFDRAKIACDSNRGNSSKCIARYNNELHAKYIFEETLIHDLDEAIANRDLKVYYQPKYSVVGDEPRLTSAEALVRWIHPKLGFINPGEFIPLFESNGLIRKVDNYVWKETAAQIRRWKDLYGESIPVSVNVSRINILDPDLESKLEEICSRYEISTNEIMLEVTESAYSENTSRLVEVVDKLRKNGFRIEMDDFGAGYSSLNMITTVPVDVLKIDMSFVRNMEKDECNLKLVKIIIEIAKFLKIPSVAEGVETESQLNMLKSMGCDIIQGYYFSKPVPAMDFASFIEHEIKVKNTKKGD, encoded by the coding sequence ATGGATTTTGTTGGACAACAGGGTGTTTTAAAACGTCGTGTACTTGTAGTGGACGATGAAATGGTAAACCGTGAAATTTTAGGGAATTTCCTTTCAACGGTTTACACAGTCGATTATGCGAGCAATGCGAAAATCGCGCTTGGGATGTTGATGAATCCCGATGTCGAGTATTCACTTGTGTTGCTGGACTTGATTATGCCAGTTATGAGTGGCATCGAGTTCCTGGAACATCGCATTGAAAGCGATCGTCTCAAGTCGGTTCCTGTTGTCGTAATGACGTCAGAAAAGGCTTTTGAAATCAAGTGCCTAAAGCTTGGCGCTGCGGATTTTATCACAAAGCCATTCAATTTGCCCGAAGTTGTATTGGCGCGTTGTGAACGCATTATTGAGCTTTTTGAAAAGAAAAGTATCATCCGCAATACCGAAAAAGATGTACTTACAGGACTTTTGGCAAAAGACTACTTCTTTGAGTATGTACGCCGTTCAGAACTATTGGGTAAACAGATTCCCCGTGATGCCTTGGTCTTCGATATTGAGCGTTTCCATTTGGTGAATGAATTTTGTGGTCGCGTTTTTGGCAATATGCTTCTTTCCAAAATCGGAGAAGCCTTGATTTCGATTCTTTCGAAGATGAATGCATTTGCATGCCGCGCCCATGCGGATACGTTCTACATTTTCGCCGAACATCAAGAAGATTATTCGGAATTGCGTAAAGCTTTGGATTCTGTGATTACAAGCTTCTTCCATATTAGCAATATTCGAATTCGTTACGGAATTTGGGAAAATGTCAGCCGCGAATTTGAAATTGAGGTCTGGTTTGACCGCGCAAAGATAGCCTGTGATTCCAATCGAGGCAATTCATCGAAATGTATTGCTCGTTACAATAATGAGCTACATGCAAAGTATATTTTCGAAGAAACGCTTATTCACGATTTAGATGAAGCCATTGCCAATAGGGATTTGAAGGTTTACTATCAGCCCAAGTATAGCGTTGTGGGTGATGAACCACGTTTAACGAGTGCTGAGGCGTTGGTGCGTTGGATACATCCGAAACTTGGTTTTATTAACCCTGGCGAATTTATTCCTTTGTTTGAGTCAAATGGGCTTATCCGTAAAGTGGATAATTATGTATGGAAAGAGACTGCTGCGCAAATTCGCCGCTGGAAGGATTTGTATGGTGAATCTATCCCTGTGTCAGTAAATGTTTCTCGTATCAATATTTTGGATCCTGACCTTGAATCAAAACTGGAAGAAATTTGTTCAAGGTATGAAATCTCTACGAACGAAATCATGCTGGAAGTCACTGAAAGTGCTTATTCCGAAAATACGAGTAGACTCGTCGAAGTTGTGGACAAGTTGCGTAAAAATGGATTCCGCATTGAAATGGATGACTTTGGTGCCGGATATTCATCGTTGAATATGATTACCACAGTGCCGGTTGATGTTTTGAAAATAGACATGTCTTTTGTTCGTAACATGGAAAAGGACGAATGCAACTTGAAACTCGTTAAAATCATTATCGAAATAGCGAAGTTCCTCAAGATTCCATCTGTTGCCGAGGGCGTTGAAACAGAATCTCAGCTGAATATGTTGAAAAGTATGGGCTGTGACATTATCCAAGGGTATTACTTTTCTAAACCAGTTCCCGCAATGGATTTTGCATCGTTTATTGAACATGAAATAAAAGTCAAAAATACGAAAAAGGGGGATTAA
- a CDS encoding Hpt domain-containing protein, which produces MITIEKLNSFGADTTDGLERCFGNESLYLKLVTTIPEDSTFERLNQKIAEKNLDGAFEAAHALKGVLGNLSLTPLYEIAVEITELLRNRTQMDYSELLAKFFAKKDELGKLCAE; this is translated from the coding sequence GTGATTACTATTGAAAAATTGAATTCTTTTGGTGCTGATACTACAGATGGCCTTGAACGTTGTTTTGGAAATGAATCTCTGTATTTGAAATTGGTGACTACAATTCCTGAAGATTCTACTTTTGAAAGGTTGAACCAGAAAATTGCTGAAAAAAATCTTGATGGTGCGTTCGAAGCGGCACATGCGCTAAAAGGTGTGCTCGGAAATCTTTCGCTAACTCCGCTTTATGAGATTGCGGTAGAGATTACGGAACTTTTGCGTAATCGTACGCAAATGGACTATAGCGAGCTTTTGGCCAAGTTTTTTGCCAAGAAAGACGAACTTGGCAAGCTCTGTGCTGAATAA
- a CDS encoding NAD-dependent deacylase, which yields MKRKRLVVLTGAGISAESGLRTFRGNDGMWEHENIEDVCTPEALKRDPKRVKDFYNFLRKGLPEHQPNAAHIALAKLEERLGDEFLLVTQNVDDLHERGGSKRVLHMHGDLMKLRCTKNEHEFEFTGEETLDTKCPICGSPVRPDIVFFGETPLYMDEIQEALMNCDEFAYIGTSSVVYPAAGFKSFAHSYGAKVTCLNLEAPYGDPYTDVVIQGKATEVVPKWCEEFK from the coding sequence ATGAAACGTAAAAGACTCGTCGTACTGACAGGCGCTGGAATCAGCGCGGAATCTGGCCTCCGCACATTCCGCGGAAACGACGGCATGTGGGAACACGAAAACATCGAAGACGTCTGCACACCGGAAGCTTTAAAGCGCGACCCGAAGCGCGTCAAGGACTTTTACAACTTCTTGCGAAAGGGACTCCCCGAACACCAGCCGAATGCGGCGCACATCGCGCTTGCCAAGCTCGAAGAGCGCCTCGGCGACGAATTCTTGCTCGTAACGCAGAACGTCGACGACCTCCACGAACGTGGAGGAAGCAAGCGAGTCTTGCACATGCACGGAGACTTGATGAAACTCCGTTGCACAAAGAACGAGCATGAATTTGAATTCACAGGTGAAGAAACGTTGGACACCAAATGCCCGATTTGCGGAAGCCCCGTGCGCCCGGACATCGTGTTCTTCGGCGAAACGCCTTTGTACATGGACGAAATTCAGGAAGCGCTCATGAACTGCGACGAGTTCGCCTACATCGGCACAAGCAGCGTTGTGTATCCAGCGGCAGGATTCAAGAGCTTTGCGCACTCGTACGGCGCAAAAGTCACTTGCTTAAATCTAGAAGCGCCCTATGGCGACCCGTACACGGACGTCGTCATTCAAGGGAAAGCGACCGAAGTCGTTCCCAAGTGGTGCGAAGAATTTAAGTAG
- a CDS encoding M20/M25/M40 family metallo-hydrolase, giving the protein MQNQIKKDIHENMPRYIDMLSSLVAIPSISFDNFDQKFVLDSANAVKEMFAKAGLTNIQFLMPPSGRPSVYAESLTSPDKPTILLYAHHDVQPPMREALWDTPPFTATQKGDRLFGRGTADDKAGIIVHLAALEQVRRELKGNGPNLKFIIEGEEESGSAGFEKILTEHAELLKSDAVIIADLGNFAKGTPSITTTLRGMSAINVTLRATKAPLHSGSWSGPIPDPAQALCRMIASLTDKDGKILIPHYEDDIIPPTKEELESYKSLGMTEEIFRNDGGVLEQVKLNVPEDEILLSLWRRPSIIVSTIESGSRVNAGNVLQDSAYARIGIRLAPGMDAVKCTDMLADFLKAQVPNNMEITIDKEDGANPFVTDTNHPFFKMMSDAMADAYASPTKFIGCGASIPGAELFRNTLGNVPILLTGLEDPECNAHGENESLYLPDFESGIVAEALFFVSIS; this is encoded by the coding sequence ATGCAAAATCAAATCAAGAAAGATATTCACGAAAACATGCCTCGCTATATCGACATGCTTTCGAGCCTGGTAGCCATTCCGTCCATCAGTTTCGACAATTTTGACCAGAAATTTGTTTTGGACTCCGCGAACGCCGTCAAGGAAATGTTTGCGAAGGCAGGACTCACCAACATCCAGTTTTTGATGCCACCAAGCGGACGTCCGAGCGTTTACGCCGAAAGCCTCACCAGCCCGGACAAGCCGACCATTCTTTTGTACGCCCATCACGACGTGCAACCGCCAATGCGTGAAGCTTTGTGGGACACGCCTCCGTTTACAGCCACGCAGAAAGGCGACCGCCTCTTTGGACGCGGCACAGCTGACGACAAGGCAGGCATCATCGTGCACCTCGCCGCACTTGAACAGGTCCGCCGCGAACTCAAGGGCAATGGTCCAAACCTCAAGTTCATCATCGAAGGCGAAGAAGAATCAGGAAGTGCAGGCTTCGAAAAGATTCTCACGGAACATGCAGAACTTTTGAAGAGCGACGCCGTCATTATCGCAGACCTCGGAAACTTCGCGAAGGGAACGCCCTCCATCACGACGACACTCCGAGGCATGAGCGCCATCAACGTGACGCTCCGCGCGACAAAGGCACCGCTCCATTCCGGTTCCTGGTCCGGCCCGATCCCCGACCCAGCCCAGGCGCTATGCCGCATGATTGCAAGCCTCACCGACAAGGACGGCAAGATCCTCATCCCGCATTACGAAGATGACATTATCCCGCCGACAAAGGAAGAACTCGAATCTTACAAGTCGCTCGGCATGACCGAAGAAATTTTCCGCAACGACGGCGGCGTTCTTGAACAAGTGAAATTGAACGTTCCCGAAGACGAAATTCTGCTTTCGCTGTGGCGCCGCCCAAGCATCATCGTGAGCACGATTGAATCAGGCTCCCGCGTAAATGCCGGCAACGTGCTGCAAGACAGCGCCTATGCCCGAATCGGCATCCGCCTTGCTCCCGGCATGGACGCCGTGAAATGCACCGACATGCTCGCCGACTTCCTCAAGGCCCAAGTTCCGAACAACATGGAAATCACCATCGACAAGGAAGACGGCGCGAACCCGTTTGTCACCGACACGAATCACCCGTTCTTCAAGATGATGAGCGACGCCATGGCGGACGCTTACGCCTCCCCCACCAAGTTCATCGGCTGCGGCGCAAGCATCCCGGGCGCAGAACTTTTCCGCAACACGCTCGGCAACGTTCCGATTTTACTCACGGGCCTCGAAGACCCGGAATGCAACGCCCACGGCGAAAATGAAAGCCTTTACCTGCCCGATTTCGAAAGCGGAATCGTTGCAGAAGCGCTTTTCTTTGTTTCCATTTCGTAA
- a CDS encoding Rpn family recombination-promoting nuclease/putative transposase translates to MTLENEQVKNEIPDSVTRDIAHEFNAIVDSVDEQSDFIHDRYFRFAFADPERMAELLKLFSRRNASLREFLDTIDLKTLRGTPENFSSDKHTGSADLVFEVNLKDGGVTGLYVGIIAEHKSTSKDKVLLQISEYYHHLFLERKKDVPVVAFIVYNGEDEWNPLAKTHYAEYPKFYHDIGYPFKAVFLDVGHAIDDAELKEFSPFTLVALTAMKYIFDVEKFSISFREAAAHLLRLQNTDEGRDFIKQSLSYFFWKWPYKSEVIKMDSPEALKNKGYESFGEHFFNEGVKKERERIEALDAKRADYLRSIGVSEENIATMLALK, encoded by the coding sequence ATGACATTGGAGAATGAACAGGTTAAAAATGAAATTCCAGATTCTGTGACACGTGACATTGCCCACGAATTCAATGCGATCGTGGATTCTGTTGATGAACAGAGCGACTTTATTCATGATAGGTACTTTAGATTTGCTTTTGCGGATCCTGAGCGAATGGCTGAACTGCTGAAGCTTTTTTCGCGGCGAAACGCTTCGCTTAGAGAGTTCTTGGACACCATAGATCTCAAAACCCTTCGTGGAACTCCTGAAAACTTTTCAAGCGACAAGCATACGGGCTCTGCAGACCTAGTTTTTGAGGTCAATCTTAAGGATGGCGGTGTTACGGGACTCTATGTAGGGATTATTGCAGAGCATAAGTCTACAAGTAAGGATAAGGTGCTTCTTCAAATTTCTGAATATTATCATCATTTGTTCTTGGAACGCAAGAAGGATGTTCCTGTGGTTGCCTTCATTGTCTATAATGGTGAAGATGAATGGAATCCGTTGGCGAAAACTCATTATGCTGAATATCCCAAGTTCTATCATGATATCGGCTATCCTTTTAAGGCTGTATTTTTAGATGTTGGACATGCCATTGATGATGCTGAACTGAAGGAATTTTCACCGTTCACACTTGTCGCTCTGACTGCGATGAAGTATATTTTTGATGTAGAGAAGTTTTCCATATCTTTTCGTGAGGCGGCTGCGCACTTGCTTAGGCTGCAGAATACCGATGAAGGTAGGGATTTTATTAAACAGTCGCTTTCGTACTTTTTCTGGAAGTGGCCTTACAAAAGCGAGGTAATCAAGATGGATAGTCCAGAGGCTTTGAAAAATAAGGGCTACGAATCCTTTGGTGAACACTTTTTTAATGAGGGTGTCAAAAAGGAACGTGAAAGGATTGAGGCTCTAGATGCCAAGAGGGCGGATTATCTTCGTTCAATTGGTGTTTCTGAAGAAAACATTGCTACGATGCTTGCTCTCAAGTAG
- a CDS encoding dihydroorotate oxidase — translation MSNNCINHEYYMRPSDRVLALIRRIFHNNPEFRHDSLKHVARFAPIIPFMGGRPDLSKTLNRVVTFADGSNPLHFGCPIMLAAGANKTAKRICDFANMGFGGISVGTATRHVRVGNTYRPRIGFIENDRAIHNSMGLNNDGVDAVTRRVNTQITAAHRAGMCVGISVAETPGITDENEKLQDIVESFSIAYRVADYVEINLSCPNTGENRLDLDMTLVNKIFTAITDYRNKQPVRKAIYAKLSPDMPENHTATIMDMLVKVGVNGVVMGNTYPTKKVTDLPVHVKYDDLTPLRADNDRGGMSGRPLYENTVRNVKFIREHYPQMSVIACGGIDHGYKIYDLIKLGVDAVQCYSVVAFRWMAAHAMRKELEEALSKDGYRTLADYDAKNPKG, via the coding sequence ATGAGTAATAATTGCATCAACCACGAATATTACATGCGTCCTAGTGACCGTGTTCTTGCGCTTATTCGCCGCATTTTTCACAACAATCCCGAATTTCGCCATGATTCTTTGAAGCATGTGGCTCGCTTTGCCCCGATTATTCCGTTCATGGGTGGTCGCCCGGACTTGAGCAAGACTCTGAATCGCGTGGTGACATTTGCGGACGGTTCGAATCCGCTCCATTTCGGTTGCCCGATTATGCTTGCGGCTGGTGCAAACAAGACGGCGAAACGCATTTGCGATTTTGCCAACATGGGCTTTGGCGGCATCTCCGTCGGAACGGCAACACGCCACGTCCGCGTGGGAAACACGTACAGACCGCGTATCGGTTTTATCGAGAATGACCGTGCAATTCATAACAGTATGGGCCTCAACAACGATGGCGTTGATGCGGTGACTCGTCGCGTGAATACCCAGATTACTGCAGCTCACAGGGCTGGCATGTGCGTGGGCATCTCTGTTGCTGAAACGCCGGGCATTACGGACGAAAACGAAAAGCTTCAGGACATCGTCGAAAGTTTCTCTATCGCTTACCGCGTGGCAGATTACGTTGAAATCAACTTGAGCTGCCCGAATACGGGGGAAAACCGCCTCGATCTCGACATGACACTTGTCAATAAGATTTTTACGGCCATCACGGATTACCGCAACAAGCAGCCGGTCCGCAAGGCCATTTATGCTAAACTCAGCCCAGATATGCCCGAAAATCACACGGCGACGATCATGGACATGCTGGTGAAGGTGGGCGTGAACGGCGTCGTCATGGGCAATACGTACCCGACAAAGAAGGTCACGGATCTCCCGGTCCACGTGAAGTACGACGATTTGACGCCACTCCGTGCCGATAACGATCGCGGTGGCATGTCTGGCCGTCCGCTTTACGAAAATACGGTGCGTAACGTCAAGTTTATTCGTGAACATTACCCGCAGATGAGCGTTATTGCTTGCGGTGGCATTGATCACGGCTACAAAATTTACGACCTCATCAAGCTCGGTGTCGATGCTGTGCAGTGCTACTCTGTGGTGGCATTCCGCTGGATGGCGGCCCATGCGATGCGCAAGGAACTTGAAGAAGCTCTCTCGAAAGACGGTTACAGGACTCTCGCCGATTACGACGCCAAGAATCCGAAGGGTTAA
- a CDS encoding thioredoxin-like domain-containing protein, with translation MSKVVRAILAISFLSVSAFAGPWLGLIYKKSLYENHLALLVSGVHPESGCLSAGVVAGDLVIGFDGKDLVNVAQMQNVLKSASVGSHVAIEILRDGKRIPLTVTLTERPDDISSLTGSAIGSKMAEFGKNFYKNGEKRLEAPKATLLDFWATWCGPCRKTLPVLAQMYNKYSSQGLEVIGISSEQTKPLLAFYKKQHASPYPLYRDADQGLWRRYGIHAVPTLMLLDSNGYIKRVWSGAPSFEMLEKLVLEVLEK, from the coding sequence ATGTCTAAAGTCGTTCGTGCAATTCTTGCAATTTCTTTCTTGTCTGTTTCTGCGTTTGCTGGGCCTTGGCTTGGGCTGATTTATAAAAAGTCTCTTTACGAAAATCATTTGGCGCTTCTTGTTTCGGGGGTGCATCCTGAATCGGGCTGCCTCTCGGCTGGCGTTGTTGCGGGTGACTTGGTCATTGGCTTTGACGGCAAGGATCTGGTCAATGTGGCTCAGATGCAGAATGTCCTGAAAAGCGCGTCCGTAGGTTCGCATGTGGCTATCGAGATTTTACGCGATGGCAAGCGCATCCCGCTCACGGTAACGCTTACGGAACGCCCGGATGATATCTCGAGTCTCACGGGTTCTGCGATCGGAAGCAAGATGGCTGAATTCGGCAAGAACTTCTACAAGAACGGCGAAAAGAGGCTTGAGGCCCCGAAGGCAACGCTTCTGGATTTCTGGGCGACCTGGTGTGGGCCTTGCCGCAAGACGCTTCCTGTGCTCGCACAGATGTACAACAAGTATTCTAGCCAGGGACTCGAAGTCATTGGAATCTCGTCCGAGCAGACAAAGCCGCTCCTTGCATTCTACAAGAAGCAGCATGCTTCACCGTATCCGCTTTATCGCGATGCGGACCAGGGACTCTGGCGCCGTTACGGGATCCATGCTGTTCCGACGCTTATGCTTCTTGATTCTAATGGTTATATCAAGCGCGTATGGAGCGGTGCGCCGAGTTTCGAAATGCTTGAAAAGCTTGTTCTTGAAGTTCTGGAAAAGTAG
- a CDS encoding HD family phosphohydrolase yields MNKKEKKIHLFIGWILLILIAILLFPDKNIALRAERPHLGQLSTRTIVAPFKFEVPKTEQEIQNEKARAADKINAIFEFNADETNRQLRELQQYLKKLEQYGKMQAIISSSRDDGSASMQEKIKEASSIYDQLKQRLSITAIKPLSTNAVARDSLMSVFYQMMQKGVSNTLLAKTETEVTLFCNSYNIKQIKNLIYNKPNISLIKDNEESTLEISEIQPMQRRIDEAFSQLQSSFSSEQGLQSAFYEALYVFTSPNVFYLEKETEARKLDASNKVTLIKGMVPRGMEIVTQGAPITKEILEKIDALQMAQQNEENSKMLTAPYGNVLVFVIIITLLIMFWLYTPTRTMFKTPRQLWSLMFLTLLQLLAFWIIHNLSGTLSRPESILPDAIDFMWLYPITFTPVIAVVLYDARMGLAFATFSAGFYGILNGYDLAATLTSLVVNIAVIAPLFRMRYRVQFAWSMIAGVIAAAASISIMLLLRNRFNFTTFYQTLIAASANIIIFTAVASVLLIHVVEKVFSITTVLTLMEMSDFNRPALKRISELAPGTFHHSIQVSNLAEGVAESIGANSLLVRVMALYHDLGKTMRPEYFTENQKQGVNPHNNLDPYQSVKILTGHVTQGILLAKEYKIPELVATGIQEHHGTTLIKFFHHKAMELSKETGKEVKEEDFRYKGPRPQSMETAILMLADVIEATSRSMADTSSEALESMIHKTILDKFMDGQFNESNLSVKELSKLEEAFLHSLDGTYHTRVKYPGQR; encoded by the coding sequence ATGAACAAGAAAGAGAAAAAAATTCATCTGTTTATTGGCTGGATTCTTTTAATCCTCATCGCCATTCTCTTATTCCCGGACAAGAATATCGCACTCCGCGCCGAGCGCCCGCACTTGGGACAGCTCAGTACAAGGACGATTGTCGCCCCGTTCAAGTTCGAAGTCCCGAAGACCGAGCAGGAAATCCAGAACGAGAAGGCCCGCGCCGCCGACAAGATCAACGCCATTTTTGAGTTCAACGCCGACGAAACGAATCGACAGCTGAGAGAACTACAGCAGTACCTCAAGAAGCTCGAGCAGTACGGCAAGATGCAGGCCATCATCAGCAGTAGCAGGGATGACGGAAGCGCCTCCATGCAAGAAAAAATCAAGGAAGCCTCGAGCATCTACGATCAGCTCAAGCAGAGACTCTCCATCACTGCCATCAAGCCGCTCAGCACAAATGCCGTCGCCCGCGATTCCTTGATGTCCGTGTTCTACCAGATGATGCAGAAGGGCGTTTCGAACACGCTCCTTGCCAAAACAGAAACTGAAGTAACTCTATTCTGCAACAGCTACAACATCAAGCAGATCAAGAACCTCATCTACAACAAGCCAAACATTTCGCTCATCAAGGACAACGAAGAAAGTACACTTGAAATTAGCGAAATCCAGCCAATGCAGCGCCGTATCGACGAAGCATTCAGCCAGTTGCAGAGTTCATTCTCCTCGGAACAGGGTCTACAGAGCGCCTTCTACGAAGCGCTTTACGTTTTCACAAGCCCGAACGTATTCTATCTCGAGAAAGAAACCGAAGCCCGCAAGCTCGACGCGAGCAACAAGGTCACGCTCATCAAGGGCATGGTTCCTCGCGGTATGGAAATCGTAACGCAGGGCGCCCCAATCACCAAAGAGATCCTTGAAAAGATCGATGCGCTCCAGATGGCCCAGCAGAACGAAGAAAACTCGAAGATGCTCACGGCACCTTACGGCAACGTTCTCGTCTTTGTCATCATCATTACGCTTCTTATCATGTTCTGGCTCTACACTCCGACGCGCACCATGTTCAAAACGCCGCGCCAGCTGTGGAGTCTCATGTTCCTTACGCTGTTGCAGCTCCTCGCCTTCTGGATTATCCACAACCTCTCGGGTACACTCAGCAGGCCAGAAAGCATCCTCCCCGACGCCATCGACTTCATGTGGCTCTACCCCATTACATTTACCCCCGTGATCGCCGTCGTGCTCTACGATGCCCGCATGGGCCTTGCGTTTGCCACATTCTCCGCCGGTTTCTACGGAATCCTGAACGGCTACGACCTTGCAGCAACACTCACAAGCCTGGTCGTGAACATCGCCGTGATTGCCCCGCTTTTCCGCATGCGCTACCGTGTACAGTTTGCCTGGAGCATGATTGCAGGCGTCATTGCTGCCGCAGCCTCCATAAGCATCATGCTTCTCCTGCGCAACAGATTCAATTTCACGACGTTCTACCAGACACTCATCGCCGCAAGCGCAAACATCATCATCTTCACCGCAGTCGCATCAGTGCTCTTGATCCATGTCGTCGAGAAGGTATTTAGCATCACGACCGTGCTTACGCTCATGGAAATGTCAGACTTCAACCGCCCGGCCCTCAAGCGCATTTCGGAACTCGCTCCCGGCACGTTCCACCACAGCATCCAGGTATCAAACCTCGCCGAAGGCGTCGCCGAAAGCATTGGCGCAAACTCGCTCCTCGTCCGCGTGATGGCGCTCTACCATGACCTCGGCAAAACGATGCGCCCCGAATACTTTACGGAAAACCAAAAGCAAGGCGTCAACCCGCACAACAACCTGGACCCGTACCAGTCCGTCAAGATCCTTACTGGGCATGTCACCCAGGGAATCCTTCTTGCTAAGGAATACAAGATTCCGGAACTTGTCGCCACAGGCATCCAGGAACACCACGGCACAACACTCATCAAGTTCTTCCACCACAAGGCGATGGAACTTTCAAAAGAAACGGGTAAAGAAGTCAAGGAAGAGGATTTCCGCTATAAAGGACCGCGTCCGCAAAGCATGGAAACCGCAATTCTTATGCTGGCAGACGTCATCGAAGCCACAAGCCGCTCCATGGCAGATACATCTTCTGAAGCTCTCGAATCCATGATCCACAAGACGATTCTCGACAAGTTCATGGACGGGCAGTTCAACGAAAGCAATTTGTCTGTAAAGGAACTTTCCAAGCTCGAGGAAGCGTTCCTCCACAGTCTCGACGGCACATACCATACGCGTGTCAAATACCCTGGACAGAGATAG
- a CDS encoding PhoH family protein, whose product MKSNIRHYSLSDNLKRVISGERETVFRLLESRFCVEIRTRLPGLDLVPQEGADMSGVLSVLDQLKIAARNGEILDASQLERMLGPKEAAETSYTELIPDSPVFRNRFGISVSAKTPAQAELVKAVEKNDIIFAKGPAGTGKTFLAVTLAVASLERGEAERICLVRPAVEAGESLGYLPGDLKEKIAPYLRPIHDSLSELLPAEKLKRYEETGAIEVAPLAYMRGRTLKRAFIILDEAQNTTIAQMKMFLTRLGPHSKAIITGDTSQIDLAKGQTSGLEHAMKILQGIRGIAEVEFSATDVLRHHLVKDILLAYEQNEQKK is encoded by the coding sequence ATGAAGAGTAATATAAGGCATTACTCACTGTCTGACAACCTGAAACGAGTTATTTCAGGCGAACGTGAAACGGTTTTCCGGTTATTGGAGAGCCGTTTTTGCGTTGAAATACGCACAAGACTTCCGGGGCTAGATCTAGTTCCTCAAGAGGGTGCGGACATGTCAGGCGTACTCTCGGTACTCGACCAGCTCAAGATCGCCGCGCGCAACGGCGAAATTCTAGACGCAAGCCAGCTTGAACGCATGCTCGGCCCTAAAGAAGCGGCAGAAACGAGCTACACCGAACTCATTCCCGACAGCCCTGTCTTTAGGAACAGGTTCGGCATCAGCGTTTCCGCGAAGACGCCCGCACAGGCAGAACTGGTCAAGGCCGTCGAGAAAAACGATATCATATTCGCGAAGGGACCCGCAGGTACAGGCAAGACATTCCTTGCCGTAACGCTTGCCGTCGCAAGCCTTGAACGCGGCGAAGCCGAACGCATCTGCCTTGTGCGCCCCGCCGTCGAAGCTGGCGAATCGCTCGGCTACCTGCCTGGCGACCTCAAAGAGAAAATCGCCCCCTACCTCCGCCCGATCCACGACAGCCTATCCGAACTCCTGCCCGCAGAAAAGCTCAAGCGCTACGAAGAAACGGGCGCCATCGAAGTCGCCCCGCTCGCCTACATGCGCGGCCGTACACTCAAACGAGCTTTCATCATCCTGGACGAAGCGCAAAACACAACCATCGCCCAGATGAAGATGTTCCTCACCCGACTCGGCCCCCACAGCAAGGCCATTATCACAGGCGACACAAGCCAGATCGATCTTGCCAAAGGCCAAACATCCGGTCTTGAACACGCGATGAAAATACTCCAAGGGATTCGGGGAATTGCCGAAGTCGAATTTAGCGCCACCGACGTCCTTCGTCATCATCTCGTCAAGGACATTTTGCTAGCTTACGAACAGAACGAGCAAAAAAAATAG